A window of the Haloarcula litorea genome harbors these coding sequences:
- a CDS encoding CDC48 family AAA ATPase, which translates to MNEVQLEVAKAYPNDSGRGIARLDPDTLLHLKLSPGDIIEIEGSDTTAAKVWRADRQDWNTDTVRIDGFTRQNADVGIGERVEIRKAEAEKADKLVLAPPEEASVQFGSDAAGMVKRQILKRPVVERDIVPVMSSTNHPFMRSPGQAIPLIAVETEPEGVCLITEDTEVELREEPISGFEKTGGGITYEDIGGLQNEIQRVREMVELPMKHPQIFKKLGIEPPQGVLLHGPPGTGKTLLAKAVANETSASFFSIAGPEIISKYYGESEQQLREIFEDASEEAPSIIFIDELDSIAPKREDVTGEVERRVVAQLLTMMDGLESRGQVIVIAATNRVDSVDPALRRPGRFDREIEIGVPDEVGREEILQIHTRGMPLSDDVNLSKMATETHGFVGADIESLTKEAAMKALRRYLPEIDLDEEDIPPSLIDRMIIKREDFKGALNEVSPSAMREVLVELPKVSWDSVGGLEQAKQEVQEAVEWPMNSPEKFERMGVTPPSGVLLYGPPGTGKTLMAKAVAQETDANFISVRGPQLLSKWVGESEKAIRQTFRKARQVAPTVVFFDELDSLAPGRGGEMGSNVSERVVNQLLTELDGLEEMEDVMVIGATNRPDMIDPALIRSGRFDRLVMVGEPDVEGREQILKIHTDDTPLAPDVSLRELAERSEGFVGSDLESISREAAIEALREDDDADTVEMRHFRQAMESVRPTITDDIRDYYEQMEEEFKGGSSPQRQRGGSGRIGFQ; encoded by the coding sequence ATGAACGAAGTGCAACTGGAAGTGGCGAAGGCGTACCCCAACGACTCGGGGCGCGGGATCGCCCGTCTCGACCCCGACACGTTGCTCCATCTCAAGCTCTCGCCCGGCGACATCATCGAGATCGAGGGCAGCGACACGACGGCGGCGAAGGTGTGGCGGGCCGACCGGCAGGACTGGAACACCGACACGGTCCGGATCGACGGCTTCACGCGGCAGAACGCCGACGTGGGCATCGGCGAGCGCGTCGAGATCCGCAAGGCCGAGGCCGAGAAGGCCGACAAGCTGGTGCTGGCACCGCCGGAGGAGGCGTCGGTGCAGTTCGGCTCCGACGCCGCCGGGATGGTCAAACGGCAGATCCTCAAGCGGCCGGTCGTCGAGCGCGACATCGTCCCGGTGATGTCCTCGACGAACCACCCGTTCATGCGGTCGCCCGGGCAGGCCATCCCGCTGATCGCCGTCGAGACAGAGCCGGAAGGGGTCTGTCTCATCACCGAGGACACCGAGGTGGAACTCCGCGAGGAGCCCATCAGCGGCTTCGAGAAGACCGGTGGGGGCATCACCTACGAGGACATCGGCGGCCTGCAAAACGAGATCCAGCGGGTCCGGGAGATGGTCGAGTTGCCGATGAAACACCCGCAGATCTTCAAGAAGCTCGGCATCGAGCCGCCCCAGGGGGTGCTGCTGCACGGCCCGCCCGGGACCGGCAAGACGCTGCTCGCGAAGGCCGTCGCCAACGAGACCTCTGCTAGCTTCTTCTCTATCGCCGGCCCGGAGATCATCTCGAAGTACTACGGGGAGTCCGAACAGCAACTCCGGGAGATCTTCGAGGACGCCAGCGAGGAGGCCCCCTCGATCATCTTCATCGACGAACTGGACTCCATCGCGCCCAAGCGCGAGGACGTCACCGGCGAGGTCGAGCGCCGTGTCGTCGCCCAGCTGCTGACGATGATGGACGGCCTGGAGTCGCGGGGCCAGGTCATCGTCATCGCGGCCACCAACCGGGTCGACAGCGTCGATCCCGCGCTGCGCCGGCCGGGCCGGTTCGACCGCGAGATCGAGATCGGCGTCCCGGACGAGGTCGGCCGCGAGGAGATCCTCCAGATCCACACCCGCGGGATGCCCCTCTCGGACGACGTGAACCTCTCGAAGATGGCGACCGAGACCCACGGGTTCGTCGGTGCCGACATCGAGAGCCTCACGAAGGAGGCCGCGATGAAGGCCCTGCGGCGGTACCTCCCCGAGATCGACTTGGACGAGGAGGACATCCCGCCAAGCCTCATCGACCGGATGATCATCAAGCGCGAGGACTTCAAGGGGGCGTTGAACGAGGTCAGCCCCTCGGCGATGCGGGAGGTCCTCGTCGAGCTGCCGAAGGTCTCCTGGGACAGCGTCGGCGGCCTCGAACAGGCAAAACAGGAGGTCCAGGAGGCCGTCGAGTGGCCGATGAACTCCCCCGAGAAGTTCGAGCGGATGGGGGTGACGCCGCCGAGCGGCGTCCTGCTGTACGGCCCGCCCGGCACGGGCAAGACGCTGATGGCCAAGGCCGTCGCTCAGGAGACCGACGCCAACTTCATCAGCGTGCGCGGCCCGCAGCTGCTCAGCAAGTGGGTCGGCGAGTCCGAGAAGGCGATCCGGCAGACCTTCCGGAAGGCCCGGCAGGTCGCGCCGACGGTCGTCTTCTTCGACGAGCTCGACTCGCTGGCCCCGGGCCGGGGCGGCGAGATGGGGTCGAACGTCTCCGAGCGGGTCGTCAATCAGCTCCTGACGGAACTGGACGGGCTAGAGGAGATGGAGGACGTGATGGTCATCGGCGCGACCAACCGCCCGGACATGATCGACCCCGCGCTCATCCGCTCGGGCCGGTTCGACCGCCTCGTGATGGTCGGCGAGCCCGACGTCGAGGGCCGCGAGCAGATCCTGAAGATCCACACCGACGACACGCCGCTGGCCCCGGACGTCAGCCTGCGCGAACTCGCCGAGCGCAGCGAGGGGTTCGTCGGGTCGGACCTGGAGTCCATCTCGCGTGAAGCGGCCATCGAGGCGCTGCGCGAGGACGACGACGCCGACACCGTCGAGATGCGCCACTTCCGGCAGGCGATGGAGAGCGTCCGCCCGACGATCACCGACGACATCCGCGACTACTACGAGCAGATGGAAGAGGAGTTCAAGGGCGGCTCCAGCCCGCAGCGCCAGCGCGGCGGCAGCGGCCGCATCGGCTTCCAGTAG
- a CDS encoding universal stress protein: MVFLVPFDGSPLAETALDRAVTYAEALDADVVAVALVPTGDDYAQRRRRVDPHEDFAAETAASDLRRKIEEATDDAERHYEDSSAHAAELTAAVRRVARDVDATCVFLGSTEIEEVTISVSDLDDADAYDVHVVRRS, from the coding sequence ATGGTGTTTCTCGTTCCGTTCGATGGTTCGCCGCTCGCGGAGACCGCACTCGACCGCGCGGTCACCTACGCCGAGGCGCTGGACGCCGACGTCGTCGCCGTCGCCCTGGTTCCGACCGGCGACGACTACGCCCAGCGACGCCGCCGGGTCGACCCCCACGAGGACTTCGCCGCCGAGACGGCCGCCAGCGACCTCCGGCGGAAGATCGAGGAGGCGACCGACGACGCCGAGCGCCACTACGAGGACTCGAGCGCCCACGCCGCCGAGCTCACCGCGGCCGTCCGTCGCGTCGCCCGCGACGTGGACGCCACCTGCGTCTTCCTGGGTAGCACGGAGATCGAAGAGGTGACGATCAGCGTCTCGGACCTCGACGACGCCGACGCCTACGACGTCCACGTCGTCCGGCGGAGCTGA
- the larC gene encoding nickel pincer cofactor biosynthesis protein LarC: protein MRTLAFDGRMGAAGDMVLGALLAAGADRDALAPVEDALDVEYAVASVDRSGIDATRVEVLLTDDHGAGSDGDDGHSHDHGHDNGAHTRAEGHGPHRSYAEVVDIVEGMGLPEPVEDDALAIFELLGEAEAAVHGTDLDDTHFHEVGADDAIADVVGAALLLADLGVERVVTTPLSAGGGTVEMSHGTYPVPTPAVVELAERADWALAGGPVDAELLTPTGAAVLAHVAEGVADLPSMTVDAAGYGAGGREFDERPNVLRATVGETEGRLRRDDITVLETNLDDASPELLGDLQRSLSAVGALDVSVLPTTMKKSRPGHLVKVICKPEDAQRVARRLAEETGTLGVREHGAGHRWVADREFETVALSIDGEQYEVGVKIASDADGDVYDVSAEFDDAAAVADATGLPVRAVIRRAERTVRD from the coding sequence ATGCGAACGCTCGCCTTCGACGGCCGGATGGGGGCGGCCGGTGACATGGTGCTCGGTGCCCTCCTGGCCGCGGGTGCCGACCGCGACGCCCTCGCTCCGGTCGAGGACGCGCTCGACGTCGAGTACGCCGTCGCCTCGGTCGACCGGAGCGGGATCGACGCGACGCGGGTCGAGGTCCTGCTGACCGACGACCACGGGGCCGGTAGCGACGGTGACGACGGCCACAGCCACGACCACGGTCACGACAACGGGGCCCACACACGCGCCGAGGGCCACGGTCCCCACCGCTCGTACGCCGAGGTCGTCGACATCGTCGAGGGGATGGGTCTCCCCGAGCCAGTCGAGGACGACGCCCTCGCGATCTTCGAGCTGCTGGGCGAGGCGGAGGCAGCCGTCCACGGCACCGACCTGGACGACACCCACTTCCACGAGGTCGGTGCCGACGACGCCATCGCCGACGTGGTCGGGGCGGCGCTGCTGCTTGCCGACCTCGGCGTCGAACGGGTCGTGACGACGCCGCTGTCGGCCGGCGGCGGCACCGTCGAGATGAGCCACGGGACCTACCCCGTCCCGACCCCCGCCGTCGTGGAACTCGCCGAGCGGGCCGACTGGGCGCTGGCGGGCGGTCCGGTCGACGCCGAACTGCTGACGCCGACCGGGGCCGCCGTCCTCGCCCACGTCGCCGAGGGCGTCGCCGACCTCCCGTCGATGACCGTCGACGCCGCCGGCTACGGGGCCGGCGGCCGGGAGTTCGACGAGCGCCCGAACGTCCTCCGGGCCACCGTCGGCGAGACGGAGGGCCGCCTCCGGCGGGACGACATCACCGTGCTGGAGACGAACCTCGACGACGCGAGCCCCGAACTGCTCGGGGACCTCCAGCGGTCCCTGAGCGCCGTCGGCGCACTCGACGTGTCGGTCCTCCCGACCACGATGAAGAAGTCCCGTCCCGGCCACCTCGTGAAGGTGATCTGCAAGCCCGAGGACGCCCAGCGGGTGGCCCGCCGGCTCGCCGAGGAGACCGGGACGCTGGGCGTCCGGGAGCACGGGGCCGGCCACCGCTGGGTCGCCGACCGGGAGTTCGAGACGGTCGCGCTGTCGATCGACGGCGAGCAGTACGAGGTGGGCGTCAAGATCGCCAGCGACGCCGACGGGGACGTCTACGACGTGAGCGCGGAGTTCGACGACGCCGCCGCCGTCGCCGACGCGACGGGGCTGCCGGTCCGGGCAGTCATCCGGCGGGCCGAGCGGACGGTCCGGGACTAG
- the radB gene encoding DNA repair and recombination protein RadB: MSDHVSTGCEPLDELLGGGLERGAVTQVYGPPAAGKTNVALSAAVEVAAAGDAALYVDTEGISADRMEQIASGRAAGTDQTVDDLAGRLIVSEALDYDEQTEAVQDAAEFAAEVELIVLDSATGFYRLERSDGDGGETLRDVANQITHLLSLARKHDLAVLFTNQVFTDPDSDRSTALGGHTLNHWSGAILRVDRFRGGNRRATLEKHRAKPAGETVQFRITDEGLVGDEQPEPPR; this comes from the coding sequence GTGAGCGACCACGTCTCGACCGGCTGTGAGCCGCTCGACGAACTGCTGGGCGGCGGGCTCGAACGCGGGGCCGTCACGCAAGTGTACGGTCCGCCGGCGGCCGGCAAGACCAACGTGGCGCTCTCGGCGGCCGTCGAGGTCGCGGCCGCGGGCGACGCCGCGCTCTACGTCGACACCGAGGGGATCTCGGCCGACCGGATGGAACAGATCGCGAGCGGCCGGGCCGCGGGGACCGACCAGACCGTCGACGACCTCGCGGGCCGACTGATCGTCTCGGAGGCGCTTGACTACGACGAGCAGACCGAGGCGGTCCAGGACGCCGCCGAGTTCGCCGCCGAGGTGGAGTTGATCGTCTTAGACAGCGCGACGGGCTTCTACCGACTCGAACGCAGCGACGGCGACGGCGGCGAGACCCTGCGGGACGTGGCCAACCAGATCACCCACCTGCTCTCGCTGGCCCGCAAACACGACCTCGCGGTGCTTTTCACCAACCAGGTGTTCACCGACCCCGACAGCGACCGCTCGACGGCGCTGGGCGGGCACACGCTGAACCACTGGTCGGGGGCCATCCTCCGGGTCGACCGCTTCCGGGGCGGCAACCGCCGGGCCACGCTGGAGAAACACCGCGCCAAGCCAGCCGGCGAGACGGTCCAGTTCCGCATCACCGACGAGGGGCTCGTCGGCGACGAGCAGCCCGAACCGCCGCGGTAG
- a CDS encoding NAD(P)/FAD-dependent oxidoreductase, translating into MIGVVGGGVAGLAAAHRLQERGHEVRVFEASDDLGGLAAVYETAGDPIEKFYHHLSKSEETIVELAEELGLGDDVEWRIGENAYYVDGVVHPMDTPWEILAYPHLSLYDKFRLGMLVLDVDVRGGVPSFDSYERLEDYEDVPIEEFVVEHTTRGVYDNFFEPLLDAKFGERKDDVSAAWLLGRVKFRGERDVLNGEILGYLDGGFGRLLDALVAAVGRGNVETGTRVTDLQFADGAVTSLTAESDAGTTTHDVDGVVVAAMPNVLESLTGYACDIDFQGTVCSVLGLDESLLDTYWLNIADEAPFGALIEHTNFVPPERYGGEHLLYVARYVQSPEEDVWQQDDEAVRETWLAGIEDLFPDFDRESVNWVRTARNPRTAPVYERGYLDMVVPYDLADEVAAGVYYAGMASRAQYPERSLNGGIVAGYECADRIADGE; encoded by the coding sequence ATGATCGGCGTCGTCGGCGGCGGGGTCGCGGGACTCGCGGCGGCCCACCGCCTCCAGGAGCGTGGCCACGAGGTCCGTGTGTTCGAGGCGAGCGACGACCTCGGCGGCCTGGCCGCCGTCTACGAGACGGCCGGCGACCCCATCGAGAAGTTCTACCACCACCTCTCGAAGTCCGAGGAGACCATCGTCGAACTGGCCGAGGAACTCGGCCTGGGCGACGACGTCGAGTGGCGGATCGGCGAGAACGCCTACTACGTCGACGGCGTCGTCCACCCGATGGACACTCCCTGGGAGATCCTTGCCTACCCGCACCTCTCGCTGTACGACAAGTTCCGGCTGGGGATGCTCGTCCTGGACGTGGACGTGCGGGGCGGCGTCCCCTCGTTCGACTCCTACGAGCGCCTGGAGGACTACGAGGACGTCCCGATCGAGGAGTTCGTCGTCGAGCACACGACCCGCGGGGTGTACGACAACTTCTTCGAGCCGCTGCTGGACGCGAAGTTCGGCGAGCGGAAAGACGACGTCAGCGCCGCGTGGCTGCTGGGCCGCGTGAAGTTCCGCGGCGAGCGGGACGTCCTGAACGGGGAGATCCTGGGTTACCTCGACGGCGGCTTCGGCCGCCTGCTGGACGCCCTGGTCGCGGCGGTGGGGCGGGGGAACGTCGAGACGGGCACGCGCGTGACCGACCTGCAGTTCGCCGACGGGGCCGTGACGAGCCTGACCGCCGAGTCCGACGCCGGGACGACGACCCACGACGTCGACGGCGTCGTCGTCGCGGCGATGCCGAACGTCCTCGAGTCACTGACCGGCTACGCCTGCGACATCGACTTTCAAGGGACGGTCTGCTCGGTGCTCGGCCTGGACGAGTCGCTGCTCGACACCTACTGGCTCAACATCGCCGACGAGGCCCCCTTCGGCGCGCTCATCGAGCACACGAACTTCGTCCCGCCCGAGCGCTACGGCGGCGAACACCTGCTGTACGTCGCCCGCTACGTCCAGTCCCCCGAGGAGGACGTCTGGCAGCAGGACGACGAGGCGGTCCGGGAGACGTGGCTCGCGGGCATCGAGGACCTGTTCCCCGACTTCGACCGCGAGTCGGTCAACTGGGTCCGGACGGCGCGGAACCCCCGGACGGCACCCGTCTACGAGCGGGGCTACCTGGACATGGTCGTCCCCTACGACCTCGCCGACGAGGTGGCCGCGGGCGTCTACTACGCCGGGATGGCCTCCCGGGCGCAGTACCCCGAGCGCTCGCTCAACGGCGGCATCGTGGCGGGCTACGAGTGTGCCGACCGGATCGCCGACGGGGAGTGA
- a CDS encoding histidine kinase N-terminal 7TM domain-containing protein, producing MGLTTATLVAIASGFAGLVSLAIAAAAWHNRSVPGAGPLGWLLVAASGWCLLEAAWVVTTDPATARAVFVSMRLTSGSMVALWVVFALVFTGRRAWLTPARLAGLLVVSNGYTLLAATDAAHGLVDLGVVRATASGMTMFVPVTGPYYVGQTVLSYALVGVGYVLLGEFLLRSRNLYRKQTFLVLVSGVLTATAHALFTLGVSPHPGLNVAPLTFAANGVLIGVSLFRYDFLAVTPLARDILVDELPDPMLVLAPDGTVIDYNTAAADLVAERTGEPADALDHEPLAEVAPDLLADVEAGEVLTVGSTLTHYEPQTRTITDQHGTERGRLVILRDVTGQRRRQDRLEALQAATQQFLGAESAERIGRLTVDFATRVLDQHVAGVFLADGDELDPVAVSDAAREQFDASTLRSTAGEENSLWTVYRSGRRRIVSLDDVDAGPWETVLVLPLGDHGVLAVGSETDTYTPEDEQYAEVLARTTEVALEQVTRERQLQESRASVQRQNEQIEFFNGVLRHSLRNAMLVIRGRAAHLREHVPEGEAHHVDSIEDWCGKLTDMSESIRAINQTAAASESRRLDAVDLGATLHRVAGTVDRQYRDASVTLHVDAAPVLGDNLTEEVLLSVAENAVVHNDGEPHVEIVAERIADRVQVRIADDGPGISDDLKETVFERSLTADQTADGFGLYFVSVMMELYGGTVWLEDNDPTGTVAVLEFKLADDDPSRDVPGDAPDAVDGSGTDAGDGVPDGRTDEAQGNSPDD from the coding sequence ATGGGTCTCACGACGGCGACGCTTGTCGCGATCGCGAGCGGGTTCGCCGGCCTCGTCAGCCTCGCCATCGCCGCGGCCGCGTGGCACAACAGGTCGGTCCCGGGCGCGGGCCCGCTCGGCTGGCTGCTGGTGGCCGCCAGCGGCTGGTGTCTCCTCGAGGCGGCCTGGGTGGTCACGACCGATCCGGCGACGGCCCGGGCGGTCTTCGTGTCGATGCGGCTCACCTCGGGCTCGATGGTCGCGCTGTGGGTGGTGTTCGCCCTCGTGTTCACCGGCCGACGGGCGTGGCTCACGCCGGCGCGACTGGCCGGCCTGCTGGTGGTCTCCAACGGGTACACGCTGCTGGCGGCGACCGACGCCGCCCACGGGCTCGTCGACCTCGGCGTCGTCCGGGCGACCGCGTCCGGGATGACGATGTTCGTCCCGGTGACGGGTCCGTACTACGTCGGACAGACGGTCCTCTCGTACGCGCTCGTCGGCGTCGGCTACGTCCTGCTCGGCGAGTTCCTCCTCCGGTCGCGGAACCTCTACCGCAAGCAGACGTTCCTCGTGCTCGTCTCCGGCGTCCTCACGGCGACGGCACACGCCCTGTTCACGCTCGGGGTCTCGCCGCACCCGGGGCTCAACGTCGCGCCCCTGACGTTCGCGGCCAACGGCGTGCTCATCGGCGTGTCGCTGTTCCGCTACGACTTCCTCGCCGTGACGCCGCTGGCCCGCGACATCCTCGTCGACGAACTCCCCGACCCGATGCTCGTGTTGGCTCCCGACGGGACGGTGATCGACTACAACACGGCGGCGGCCGACCTCGTCGCGGAGCGGACGGGGGAACCGGCCGACGCGCTGGACCACGAACCGCTCGCCGAGGTCGCGCCGGACCTGCTCGCGGACGTCGAGGCCGGCGAGGTGCTCACCGTCGGATCGACGCTGACCCACTACGAGCCACAGACCCGGACGATCACTGACCAGCACGGGACCGAGCGGGGCCGGCTCGTCATCCTGCGGGACGTGACCGGACAGCGCCGCCGACAGGACCGCCTGGAGGCCCTGCAGGCCGCGACCCAGCAGTTCCTCGGTGCGGAGAGCGCCGAGCGGATCGGCCGCCTGACAGTCGACTTCGCGACCCGGGTCCTCGACCAGCACGTCGCCGGCGTCTTCCTCGCGGACGGGGACGAACTCGATCCGGTCGCGGTCAGCGACGCCGCACGCGAGCAGTTCGACGCCTCGACGCTGCGGTCGACGGCCGGCGAGGAGAACAGCCTGTGGACGGTCTACCGGAGTGGACGCCGCCGGATCGTCTCGCTCGACGACGTCGACGCCGGCCCGTGGGAGACGGTCCTCGTCCTCCCTCTCGGGGACCACGGCGTCCTCGCGGTCGGGTCCGAGACGGACACCTACACGCCCGAAGACGAACAGTACGCGGAGGTCCTCGCCCGGACGACGGAGGTGGCCCTCGAACAGGTCACGCGCGAGCGTCAGCTCCAGGAGAGCCGCGCCTCGGTCCAGCGACAGAACGAGCAGATCGAGTTCTTCAACGGCGTCCTCAGACACTCGCTGCGCAACGCGATGCTGGTCATCCGCGGCCGCGCGGCCCACCTCCGGGAGCACGTCCCCGAGGGGGAGGCCCACCACGTCGACAGCATCGAGGACTGGTGCGGGAAGCTCACCGACATGAGCGAGAGCATCCGCGCAATCAACCAGACGGCCGCCGCCAGCGAGTCGCGCCGTCTCGACGCGGTCGACCTCGGCGCGACGCTCCACCGGGTGGCTGGGACGGTCGACCGGCAGTACCGCGACGCGTCGGTGACGCTGCACGTGGACGCCGCCCCCGTGCTCGGCGACAACCTCACCGAGGAGGTGCTGTTGAGCGTCGCCGAGAACGCGGTCGTCCACAACGACGGGGAGCCACACGTCGAGATCGTCGCCGAGCGCATCGCCGACCGCGTCCAGGTACGGATCGCCGACGACGGGCCGGGGATCAGCGACGACCTGAAGGAGACGGTGTTCGAGCGGTCGCTGACGGCCGACCAGACCGCCGACGGGTTCGGCCTCTACTTCGTCTCCGTGATGATGGAACTGTACGGCGGCACCGTCTGGTTGGAGGACAACGACCCGACGGGCACCGTGGCGGTGCTGGAGTTCAAGCTGGCCGACGACGACCCGAGTCGGGACGTCCCGGGGGACGCTCCCGACGCCGTCGACGGTTCCGGGACCGACGCCGGCGACGGCGTCCCCGACGGCCGAACCGACGAAGCGCAAGGTAATTCCCCCGACGACTGA
- a CDS encoding homoserine kinase, with amino-acid sequence MLTVRAPATSANLGSGFDVFGVALERPADVLRLSKADRTTIEVTGAGSQFIPEDPEKNTVGAVAEALDAPAHIEIDKGVRPASGLGSSAASAAAAAVGLNELYDRGYTREELVPIAAKGEAVVSGDAHDDNVAPAIMGGFTIATAAGVRQVDAAIPLVACLPDIVVSTRDARRVVPERARVEQLVETVGNAATLTTGMHRDDPDLVGEGMHDTVVTPARAKLIDGYDSVREAALAAGATGVTISGAGPTVIAACHDGDRRAIASAMLDAFDERGVDARAYQTRIGAGAELFGPDSE; translated from the coding sequence ATGCTCACCGTCCGGGCACCGGCCACGAGCGCGAACCTCGGGAGTGGGTTCGACGTGTTCGGCGTCGCGCTGGAGCGGCCGGCCGACGTCCTCCGGCTGTCGAAGGCCGACCGGACGACCATCGAGGTGACCGGTGCCGGGAGCCAGTTCATCCCGGAGGACCCCGAGAAGAACACCGTCGGGGCGGTCGCCGAGGCGCTGGACGCCCCCGCACACATCGAGATCGACAAGGGCGTGCGGCCGGCCTCGGGGCTGGGGTCGTCGGCGGCCAGCGCGGCCGCCGCCGCCGTCGGCCTCAACGAACTGTACGACCGCGGGTACACCCGTGAGGAGCTGGTCCCCATCGCCGCCAAGGGGGAGGCCGTCGTCTCCGGGGACGCCCACGACGACAACGTCGCTCCGGCCATTATGGGTGGGTTCACCATCGCGACCGCCGCCGGAGTCAGACAGGTCGACGCCGCCATCCCGCTGGTGGCCTGTCTGCCCGACATCGTCGTCTCGACGCGGGACGCCCGCCGGGTCGTCCCCGAGCGGGCCCGCGTCGAGCAGCTGGTCGAGACGGTCGGCAACGCCGCGACGCTGACGACCGGGATGCACCGCGACGACCCCGACCTCGTCGGCGAGGGGATGCACGACACCGTCGTCACGCCCGCGCGAGCGAAGCTCATCGACGGTTACGATTCGGTCCGGGAGGCCGCACTGGCGGCCGGCGCGACGGGAGTCACGATCTCGGGGGCCGGGCCGACGGTCATCGCGGCCTGTCACGACGGCGACCGGCGGGCCATCGCGAGCGCGATGCTGGACGCCTTCGACGAGCGCGGCGTCGACGCCCGCGCCTACCAGACCCGCATCGGTGCCGGCGCGGAACTGTTCGGACCCGACTCAGAGTAG
- a CDS encoding NAD-dependent epimerase/dehydratase family protein — MDVLLTGAAGTVGTAITDHLDDHAFTRLDVADGDGVDVVADVREYDELAPHVVGHDAVVHLALTPGTGGPGDRSLGWNDAQADNLAGIHNVTEAAVEHGCDSLVFASSNHAVGMVEVRNAPDVYHYQESGIRAGHDEPHRPDSRYGLTKSYGEDLGRLAAEAHGIRFYGLRLGAIRDPEYDHPYGDAERGVDEGRWERGSDAYDEQVARMKGLWQSRRDCAHLVDCCLRDDTVEWDHFYGVSGNERRWLDDLEHARETVGYEPQDDGEAWDGPPER; from the coding sequence ATGGACGTTCTGCTCACCGGTGCCGCCGGCACCGTCGGGACGGCGATCACGGACCACCTCGACGACCACGCGTTCACTCGCCTCGACGTCGCGGACGGCGACGGCGTCGACGTGGTCGCCGACGTCCGCGAGTACGACGAACTCGCACCCCACGTCGTGGGCCACGACGCCGTCGTCCACCTCGCGCTGACGCCCGGGACGGGCGGGCCGGGCGACCGTTCGCTGGGGTGGAACGACGCGCAGGCGGACAACCTCGCGGGCATCCACAACGTCACCGAGGCGGCCGTCGAACACGGCTGTGACTCGCTCGTGTTCGCCTCCTCGAACCACGCCGTCGGGATGGTCGAGGTCCGCAACGCCCCGGACGTGTACCACTACCAGGAGTCGGGCATCCGGGCGGGCCACGACGAGCCCCACCGGCCGGACTCCCGGTACGGCCTGACCAAGAGCTACGGCGAGGACCTGGGGCGGCTAGCCGCCGAGGCCCACGGGATTCGCTTCTACGGGCTCCGGCTGGGCGCGATCCGCGATCCCGAGTACGACCACCCCTACGGCGACGCCGAGCGCGGCGTCGACGAGGGCCGCTGGGAGCGCGGCAGCGACGCCTACGACGAGCAGGTCGCCCGGATGAAGGGCCTCTGGCAGTCCCGGCGGGACTGCGCCCACCTGGTCGACTGCTGTCTCCGGGACGACACCGTCGAGTGGGACCACTTCTACGGCGTCAGCGGCAACGAGCGCCGCTGGCTCGACGACCTGGAACACGCCCGCGAGACCGTCGGCTACGAGCCCCAGGACGACGGCGAAGCGTGGGACGGGCCGCCCGAGCGGTGA